The following nucleotide sequence is from Flavobacterium sp. N1736.
ATACCTACAAGGTTTTGAAAACCTTGCAGGATTACATAAAAAAATCAATCAAAAAGTAAAACAATACCATTTTTGACAGGATTGTAACAAAATTCATGAAAATAAATAAAATAAATTCTACTAAATCTATAGAGTTAAAAGAATAAATTTTTATTTTTGTGATATACAAAGCATTATTGATTTTCAGGACAAGTCTAAAGAGTTCTTGAAAATTAAAAAAATACCCTTTAAAAAAAATAAATAATAACATAAAACACAAGATAATGAAACGAGTAGACTATGAAATTATCGGAAAAAAGATTGTCGTTGGCGCAATTGTATTTCTAGTTCCACTGGCGATTTTAGCAGGTGGTTTAGCATTAATTAATCAAATTTTAAAATAAGAAATCATGGCAATAGTTCAAAAAGAAAAACTAACAAGAGATTTAAGCATCAGTCTTTTAATATACAGTTTGCCTGTAGTGGCAATTTTCCTTTATTTTAAACTAACAAATGGTGTTGTAGCAGAATCACATATCACATTACCAGCATTTTTACAATTTGCACAACCTGCATTTCAACACATTAGAACCTGGGGATTAATCGTTTTCATGCTTGTTTTAGGAGCAATCGAATTTGCCGCAGGTTTATACGATGACGAATGGACGGGCGAAGAACGTAAAATTGATATCGTTTGTTTCTTAGCTCCAAAATTGCTTTTACCGCCTGTAATTGCATTTTTCAGTTTAACTGCATTACCTTATTTAATTCCAAATTTAGCCAATACACTTTCATGGGTTCCGTTTTGGGGAGGTTTTTTCCTAATCGCCATTGCCGATGATTTAACGCAATATTGGTACCACCGTTTACACCACCAAGTTCCGTTTTTATGGCGTTTTCACAGAACACACCACTCCGCTCCATACATGGGAATGGCGATGGCTTCGAGACAAAACTTTATCTATACTGTGTTATTTTCTCAAATATATTTAACAGCAACTTTAACGTATTTAGGTTTAGGTTTACCGGCACTTTTTGTTTTGGTTATTAAAAGTTTCATCACTTTAGGAGCGCACTCAAGCATTGCATGGGACAAACCTTTTTACAAATACAAAGTTTTACATCCAATTGCATGGGTTTTAGAACGTTTAATCTCAACTCCGGCAACGCATCACGCGCATCATGCTGATACAAGCGGTGACGGTGTTGGACATTTTAAAGGCAACTTCGGAAATATGTTTTTCATCTGGGATGTGATTTTCGGAACGGGTTTAATTACACGTAAATTCCCAAAATCATACGGAATGAAATCATACAAACAAGAAGAATGGTACGCACAATTTTTGTGGCCAATATTCAAATCTAAAAAAGAAGGAAGTGCTTTGGCAGAAGGCGTTTTATCAGTTCCGTTAAAACCAAAAGCAGAACCTGTTGTTGCAGCAAGTCCGGTTTATTACGACGAACCGGCTCAGGTATAAACCTTTCTGGATTTAATCATTGGGTGTCCATAAAAATTTAATTTAACACATAGAAACATAGATTTTTCCTCTTTTCAAAGAAGATTAAATAAATGATACATCATTTACACATAGTCCCGAAGCATCGGGATGTATTAAAATAAGTGGAACGCCTTTTTTAGACTTTCAAAAACTATGTCTCTATGTGTTAAAAATAATTACACCTAAAGGCTTGTCCTAATATAAAATAAATTGGCAGTGTATTCAAAATAATCCTGAATACACTGCCAAACTTATGCAAAAACCAAAAGTTATGAAAAATAAAATACTCAAAACCAGTATTACAACGCTGATATTGCTCTTTACAATTGTAGGTTTTTCGCAAGGAAACAGTGCCAATATATTGTTGGATGCTTTTTATGCTAAAATTAAAAGTCAAAAAAATCCACAGATAATTGATGCCAGAGGCGCAGATGAATTTGCTTTAAATCATATTGAAGGCGCCGTAAATTTCAATCTTAAATCTGAAGATTACGAAAAACAAGTTGCCGCCTTAAATTCGTCGCAACCCGTATTTATTTATTCTATTGCGGCATATCGAAGCGGTCTTTTATCAACTGATTTAGCAAAAAGAGGTTTCTCTGAAGTTTATATTTTAGAAGGCGGAATTGCAAGCTGGATTGGCGGTGGAAAACCTTTTTATACCAATTTAAAAAGCAAATTAACGCTTCCTGAATACAAAAAAATTGTCGCAGATAATCAATATGTTTTGGTAGATATTGGATCAAAATATTGCGCTACCTGCAAAACCGTAAAACCAATTTTAGAAGACCTGAGAACAAAATACGGCGAGAAATTAAAAATCGTTCAAATCGAGTTAGAAGAAAGTCCGCAGGTTATTGCTGATTTAAAAACAGTAAAGGTCTTCCCTACTTTGATTTTATATCAAAACGGAAAAATTATTTTCAAAAAAGATGGCTTAGGAAATCTTAAAACTGCTGTAGATGTGGCTT
It contains:
- a CDS encoding sterol desaturase family protein, which gives rise to MAIVQKEKLTRDLSISLLIYSLPVVAIFLYFKLTNGVVAESHITLPAFLQFAQPAFQHIRTWGLIVFMLVLGAIEFAAGLYDDEWTGEERKIDIVCFLAPKLLLPPVIAFFSLTALPYLIPNLANTLSWVPFWGGFFLIAIADDLTQYWYHRLHHQVPFLWRFHRTHHSAPYMGMAMASRQNFIYTVLFSQIYLTATLTYLGLGLPALFVLVIKSFITLGAHSSIAWDKPFYKYKVLHPIAWVLERLISTPATHHAHHADTSGDGVGHFKGNFGNMFFIWDVIFGTGLITRKFPKSYGMKSYKQEEWYAQFLWPIFKSKKEGSALAEGVLSVPLKPKAEPVVAASPVYYDEPAQV
- a CDS encoding thioredoxin domain-containing protein; the protein is MKNKILKTSITTLILLFTIVGFSQGNSANILLDAFYAKIKSQKNPQIIDARGADEFALNHIEGAVNFNLKSEDYEKQVAALNSSQPVFIYSIAAYRSGLLSTDLAKRGFSEVYILEGGIASWIGGGKPFYTNLKSKLTLPEYKKIVADNQYVLVDIGSKYCATCKTVKPILEDLRTKYGEKLKIVQIELEESPQVIADLKTVKVFPTLILYQNGKIIFKKDGLGNLKTAVDVALASK